CTGAATCCCTAACAATGCAGACTCTCGACTCAACCCAACTCCAGCCGCAGCCCGTGCCCATGACCGATGCGTTTTTGATGATCGAGAATGTCTCGAAGGTGTATCCCACCAAAGATGGCGGCACTTACACCGTGCTGGATGGCGTGAATCTGGCGGTGCAGGAAGGTGAATTTGTCAGCATCATCGGCCATTCCGGCTGCGGCAAATCGACCCTCATGGATATGGTGTCGGGCTTTCGCACGCCCTCCAGCGGCGAGGTGCGCCTGCGAAACCAGCGGATCACAGAACCCGGCCCCGATCGCATGGTGGTGTTTCAAAACTACTCGCTGCTGCCCTGGATGACGGCCTACGAGAACGTGTATCTAGGGCTGCACGCGGCGCGACCAGAGCTTTCTAAGAGCGAAAAGGCGGCGATCGCCCGCGACCACCTGGCCATGGTCGGTTTGGCCGACGCGATGGACAAGAAACCCCGCGCCCTCTCTGGCGGCATGAAGCAGCGCGTTTCCATCGCTCGCGCCCTGGCCCTGCGCCCGGAGGTGCTGCTGCTGGACGAACCCTTCGGGGCCCTCGACCCCATCACCCGTGAGGAACTGCAAGAGGAACTGCTAAA
The Thermoleptolyngbya sichuanensis A183 DNA segment above includes these coding regions:
- a CDS encoding ABC transporter ATP-binding protein, with amino-acid sequence MQTLDSTQLQPQPVPMTDAFLMIENVSKVYPTKDGGTYTVLDGVNLAVQEGEFVSIIGHSGCGKSTLMDMVSGFRTPSSGEVRLRNQRITEPGPDRMVVFQNYSLLPWMTAYENVYLGLHAARPELSKSEKAAIARDHLAMVGLADAMDKKPRALSGGMKQRVSIARALALRPEVLLLDEPFGALDPITREELQEELLKIWTDHRVTVLMITHDIDEALLLSDRIVMMTNGPAAKVGEILDIPFARPRNRSRVMEDPRYYELRNEALDFLYHRYAHDDVG